A single window of Trachemys scripta elegans isolate TJP31775 chromosome 18, CAS_Tse_1.0, whole genome shotgun sequence DNA harbors:
- the TBX2 gene encoding T-box transcription factor TBX2, with product MRDPAFPGTAMAYHPFHAPRPADFPMSAFLAAAQPSFFPALALPPAALAKPIPDPTLAGAAEAGLHVSALGHHHQAAHLRSLKSLEPEEEVEDDPKVTLEAKELWDQFHKLGTEMVITKSGRRMFPPFKVRVNGLDKKAKYILLMDIVAADDCRYKFHNSRWMVAGKADPEMPKRMYIHPDSPATGEQWMAKPVAFHKLKLTNNISDKHGFTILNSMHKYQPRFHIVRANDILKLPYSTFRTYVFPETDFIAVTAYQNDKITQLKIDNNPFAKGFRDTGNGRREKRKQLTLPSLRMYEEQCKPDRDGGESDASSCDPAPVRDTLHSPLGTAPSPLRLNRSSREEKSCPESDPELEKLPEERPARGPSPGPEEASPRSSPRLPEERSRERPSPEKPKGLEKDKPEGRRKEPDASKKEAEGGGLSKESFAPLMVQTDSPPHLSAGHLQSLALSGLHGQQFFNPLGAGQPLFLHPGQFAMAPGAFSAMGMGHLLASVAGGGLENGALASTQGAAGTATPFPFHLSQHMLASQGIPMPTFGGLFPYPYTYMAAAAAAASALPATSAAAASSLSRNPFLSSTRPRLRFSPYQIPVTIPPSTNLLTTGLPASLNPGSEGSKPSSSRESSPLPDLPLHKSSSQRGSLSPKSSLKDSINELQNIQRLVSCLESQREVSPSRESPK from the exons ATGAGAGATCCAGCCTTCCCAGGGACTGCAATGGCTTATCACCCGTTCCACGCTCCCAGACCAGCCGATTTCCCCATGTCCGCTTTCCTAGCGGCCGCCCAGCCGTCTTTTTTCCCGGCTCTAGCTCTGCCTCCGGCGGCGCTGGCTAAACCCATCCCGGATCCTACTTTAGCTGGAGCTGCAGAAGCTGGTCTGCACGTCTCGGCCCTGGGGCACCATCACCAGGCAGCCCATCTGCGATCTCTCAAGAGCCTGGAACCGGAGGAGGAGGTCGAGGACGACCCCAAAGTGACTCTGGAAGCCAAAGAGCTTTGGGACCAGTTTCACAAGTTGGGGACAGAGATGGTGATCACCAAGTCAGGAAG GAGAATGTTCCCCCCGTTTAAAGTGCGTGTGAACGGCCTGGACAAGAAGGCCAAGTACATTTTATTAATGGATATAGTGGCTGCGGATGATTGCCGGTATAAATTCCACAATTCTCGCTGGATGGTAGCCGGGAAGGCGGATCCCGAGATGCCCAAGCGTATGTACATCCACCCGGACAGCCCTGCTACAGGGGAGCAGTGGATGGCGAAACCTGTTGCCTTTCACAAACTCAAGCTCACTAACAACATCTCGGACAAGCACGGATTT ACCATATTGAACTCCATGCACAAGTACCAGCCCAGGTTTCATATAGTGCGAGCCAATGACATCCTAAAGCTTCCCTACAGCACCTTCCGGACGTATGTGTTCCCTGAAACAGACTTCATAGCAGTCACCGCATATCAGAACGACAAG atCACCCAGCTTAAAATCGATAATAACCCATTTGCAAAAGGATTCAGAGATACCGGGAATGGAAGGCGAGAAAAGAG GAAACAGctcactctcccctccctgcgGATGTATGAGGAGCAGTGCAAACCTGACCGAGATGGGGGCGAATCCGATGCTTCCTCGTGTGATCCTGCCCCAGTGCGCGATACACTTCACTCCCCATTGGGTACAGCCCCTAGTCCCCTGAGACTCAACCGCAGCAGCAGAG AGGAGAAATCCTGCCCGGAGAGCGACCCGGAGCTGGAGAAGCTGCCCGAGGAGCGGCCGGCCCGCGGGCCCAGTCCCGGCCCGGAGGAGGCCAGCCCGCGCAGCAGCCCGCGGCTGCCGGAGGAGCGCAGCCGGGAGCGACCCAGCCCGGAGAAGCCCAAGGGGCTGGAGAAGGACAAGCCCGAGGGGCGGCGGAAAGAGCCGGATGCCTCCAAGAAGGAGGCGGAGGGCGGCGGGCTGAGCAAAGAGTCCTTCGCCCCCCTGATGGTGCAGACGGACAGTCCCCCGCACCTGAGCGCCGGTCACCTGCAGAGCCTGGCGCTCTCCGGCCTGCACGGGCAGCAGTTCTTCAACCCGCTGGGCGCCGGGCAGCCCCTCTTCCTGCACCCGGGGCAGTTCGCCATGGCCCCCGGGGCCTTCTCCGCCATGGGCATGGGACACTTGCTGGCCTCGGTGGCCGGCGGGGGCCTGGAGAACGGAGCCCTGGCTTCGACTCAGGGGGCAGCCGGGACCgccacccccttccccttccacctCTCCCAGCACATGCTGGCCTCTCAG GGAATTCCGATGCCCACCTTTGGCGGACTCTTCCCTTATCCGTACACCTACATGGCAGCTGCGGCCGCCGCCGCCTCAGCACTGCCAGCGACCAGTGCGGCTGCGGCCAGCTCCCTGTCCCGGAACCCCTTCCTGAGCAGCACCCGCCCTCGCCTGCGCTTCAGCCCGTACCAGATCCCCGTCACCATCCCACCCAGCACCAACCTCCTGACCACCGGTCTGCCCGCCAGCCTGAACCCAGGCTCGGAAGGCtccaagcccagcagcagcagggaatccagccccctcccagacctCCCTTTGCACAAATCCAGCAGCCAGAGGGGCTCCCTCTCTCCCAAAAGCTCCCTGAAAGATTCCATCAATGAACTGCAGAATATCCAGAGACTGGTCAGTTGCTTGGAGAGCCAAAGGGAGGTGTCACCCAGCAGGGAGTCCCCCAAGTGA